From a region of the Nonlabens dokdonensis DSW-6 genome:
- the fahA gene encoding fumarylacetoacetase: MPNKTNDPKRNSWIGYNRDTHFPIQNIPFGVFLTRDNVITIGTRIGDYAIDLGALQEMGYFSSVPLTDDMFMQDTLNDFISDGKKTWKLVRNRIGDIFDKENPELRDNKEHRDRIIFAMDEVEMQLPVLIGDYTDFYSSKEHATNVGTMFRDPENALLPNWLHMPVAYHGRSSSIIPSDIPIHRPQGQTFPANADQPTFGPSKLVDFELEMGFITTDANNLGQPIPVDEAEKYIFGMVMLNDWSARDIQKWEYVPLGPFLAKNFASSISPWIVTLDALEPFRTESPKREKPVFDYLDSSKNSSFDINLEVDITPQQGRPTTVCKSNFKHLYWNISQQLAHHTVNGCPVNSGDLMGSGTISGPTPDSYGSMLELSWRGEKPVKLNDGTERKFIEDYDTVTMRGYCHKGDLRIGFGEVSTKLLPFYKPKSK; the protein is encoded by the coding sequence ATGCCTAATAAAACAAACGACCCTAAAAGAAATTCATGGATAGGATACAATAGAGATACTCATTTCCCTATTCAAAACATTCCATTCGGTGTTTTCCTTACCAGAGACAATGTTATAACTATAGGTACACGAATTGGAGACTATGCGATTGACTTAGGAGCCCTTCAAGAAATGGGCTACTTTAGTTCAGTTCCGTTAACGGATGATATGTTCATGCAAGACACTTTAAATGATTTCATTTCAGATGGTAAAAAGACATGGAAATTAGTTCGAAATAGAATTGGAGATATTTTTGATAAAGAAAATCCAGAATTAAGGGACAATAAAGAGCATAGAGATCGTATCATTTTTGCGATGGATGAAGTAGAGATGCAATTACCAGTATTAATAGGTGACTATACCGATTTTTATAGTAGCAAGGAGCACGCTACCAATGTAGGTACGATGTTTAGAGATCCAGAAAATGCTTTACTTCCTAACTGGCTACACATGCCAGTAGCTTATCATGGTAGATCTAGTTCAATAATTCCGTCGGATATACCTATTCATCGTCCACAAGGTCAGACTTTTCCAGCAAATGCTGATCAACCTACCTTCGGTCCATCAAAGCTTGTTGATTTTGAATTAGAAATGGGATTTATTACAACAGACGCAAATAATTTAGGACAACCTATTCCTGTAGACGAAGCAGAAAAATACATCTTTGGAATGGTAATGCTTAATGACTGGAGCGCTAGAGATATTCAGAAATGGGAATATGTACCTTTAGGACCGTTTTTAGCAAAAAACTTTGCTAGTTCCATCTCACCTTGGATTGTTACTTTAGACGCCTTAGAACCATTTAGAACAGAAAGTCCTAAAAGAGAAAAACCAGTTTTTGATTATTTAGATTCAAGTAAGAACTCTAGTTTTGATATCAATTTAGAGGTTGATATTACACCACAGCAAGGCCGACCTACTACAGTATGTAAATCAAATTTCAAGCATTTATATTGGAATATATCACAACAGCTAGCGCATCACACAGTTAACGGTTGTCCTGTTAATAGTGGTGATTTAATGGGAAGTGGTACTATTTCCGGTCCTACACCAGATTCTTACGGTTCTATGTTAGAATTGAGCTGGCGAGGTGAAAAGCCTGTAAAATTAAATGATGGTACTGAGCGCAAGTTTATAGAAGACTACGATACGGTAACCATGAGAGGTTACTGTCATAAAGGCGATTTAAGAATTGGATTTGGAGAAGTTTCAACCAAACTTCTTCCTTTTTACAAGCCTAAAAGCAAGTAG
- the bshC gene encoding bacillithiol biosynthesis cysteine-adding enzyme BshC: protein MQQPYQSIRHFSDLMSDFLDEKEHLKPLYHRFPHSKNFEDQIVEKKTEWKDAQNKRDVLSKVLEKQYQTIEDKKLSFENIKLLQDPNTFTITTGHQLNLFTGPLYFLYKIISTINLCKKLKQLHPTCNFVPIYWMATEDHDFEEIQFFNYADKKVVYNREATGGVGRLSTQGLDDVLSVFKNILGKHDNALEVIRLFKKGYLENENLADATRAIAHELFKNDGLVVLDADDASLKSIATPYFKDELISQASFHAVKNTLEEWPEQYKIQVNPREINLFYLTDDYRKRIIEKDGTYLIDETELSFSKDEILEELKKHPERFSPNVIMRPLYQEIILPNLCYIGGGGEMAYWLELKNYFDSQKVTFPILLLRNSALLATSKQLQKVEKLGLSIWDLFQLDHELTTQLTHQISDIKIDFTPQKLHLKKQFAELHELALKTDPSFENAVSAQERKQIKGLEKLEKRLLKAQKRKLKHHLDRALLLKKELFPNDSLQERQTNFSYFYQEYGTEFIEIIKESLDPLDLRFTVIEL, encoded by the coding sequence ATGCAGCAACCTTATCAATCTATAAGACATTTTTCTGATTTAATGTCTGATTTTCTAGATGAAAAGGAACATCTCAAGCCGTTGTATCATAGGTTTCCTCATTCTAAAAATTTTGAAGATCAAATAGTTGAGAAGAAGACAGAATGGAAAGACGCTCAAAATAAGCGTGATGTACTCTCCAAAGTTTTAGAGAAGCAATATCAAACCATAGAAGATAAAAAGCTAAGTTTTGAGAACATAAAACTTTTACAAGACCCCAACACCTTTACCATAACAACTGGACACCAGCTTAATTTGTTCACTGGGCCGCTTTACTTTTTGTATAAAATTATTTCCACAATTAATTTATGTAAGAAGTTGAAACAACTGCATCCTACTTGCAACTTCGTGCCTATTTACTGGATGGCGACGGAAGACCATGATTTTGAAGAAATTCAATTTTTTAATTATGCTGATAAGAAAGTAGTTTATAATAGAGAGGCAACAGGCGGAGTAGGAAGACTTTCTACCCAAGGATTAGACGATGTACTATCAGTATTTAAGAATATTCTAGGTAAACATGATAACGCTTTAGAAGTCATCCGTTTATTTAAAAAAGGCTATTTAGAAAATGAAAACCTAGCAGATGCCACTAGAGCTATCGCACATGAACTTTTTAAAAATGATGGTTTAGTTGTTTTAGATGCTGATGATGCATCTTTGAAATCAATTGCTACACCTTACTTTAAAGACGAATTGATTTCACAGGCAAGTTTTCATGCCGTTAAGAATACACTAGAAGAATGGCCGGAGCAATATAAAATACAAGTGAATCCTCGAGAGATCAACTTGTTTTATTTAACAGATGATTACCGCAAGCGTATCATTGAAAAAGACGGAACCTATTTAATTGATGAAACAGAATTAAGTTTTTCTAAAGATGAAATCCTAGAAGAACTTAAAAAGCATCCCGAAAGATTCTCACCTAATGTGATCATGAGACCGCTTTATCAGGAAATCATACTTCCTAATTTATGCTATATAGGTGGTGGTGGTGAAATGGCCTACTGGCTGGAGTTAAAGAATTATTTTGACTCTCAAAAAGTTACATTTCCTATCCTTTTATTACGCAACTCTGCTTTACTAGCAACTTCAAAGCAATTACAGAAAGTAGAAAAGTTGGGACTTTCTATTTGGGATTTATTTCAATTAGATCATGAACTTACCACGCAGCTTACGCATCAAATAAGCGATATTAAAATAGACTTCACTCCTCAAAAATTACATTTAAAAAAACAGTTTGCAGAGCTTCATGAATTAGCTCTTAAAACAGATCCTTCATTTGAAAATGCCGTTAGTGCACAAGAACGCAAACAAATAAAAGGTTTAGAGAAACTAGAAAAAAGGCTTTTAAAGGCACAAAAGCGTAAACTTAAACATCATTTAGATCGAGCCTTGTTGCTTAAAAAAGAGCTCTTTCCTAATGACAGCCTACAAGAACGACAGACTAATTTTTCTTATTTCTATCAAGAATATGGTACAGAATTTATAGAGATCATAAAGGAAAGTTTAGATCCACTCGATCTGAGATTTACGGTGATTGAATTGTAG
- the guaA gene encoding glutamine-hydrolyzing GMP synthase encodes MQHDKILILDFGSQYTQLIARRVRELNIYSEIHPFNKVPANLDSYKAIILSGSPMSVRSEAAFHIDLQEIRGKKPLLGVCYGAQYLAHFHGGEVGASSTREYGRANLSFIKEDLFLEGIEVGSQVWMSHSDTIKKLPSNSTLLASTNDVPNVAYKIEGEQTYAIQFHPEVYHSTDGKKLLENFLIKIAKVTPDWTPDSFVEETVEKLQKQIGGDRVVLGLSGGVDSSVAAMLLHKAIGENLYCIFVNNGLLRKDEFTQVLKQYEGMGLNVKGVDASARFMDALAGESDPELKRKAIGRVFIEVFDDEAHDVKNVTWLAQGTIYPDVIESVSATGGPSATIKSHHNVGGLPDFMKLKIVEPLKALFKDEVRRVGKSMGMAAELLGRHPFPGPGLAIRILGDITAEKVAILQEVDAVFINNLKKWDLYDKVWQAGAILLPVNSVGVMGDERTYEKCVALRAVESTDGMTADWVNLPYEFLQATSNEIINKVKGVNRVVYDISSKPPATIEWE; translated from the coding sequence ATGCAACACGACAAGATATTAATATTAGATTTTGGATCGCAATACACACAGCTTATTGCGCGTAGAGTTAGAGAGTTAAACATCTATTCTGAAATTCATCCTTTTAACAAAGTACCAGCTAACCTAGATTCGTACAAAGCAATTATCCTTTCAGGAAGCCCGATGTCGGTCAGGTCAGAAGCAGCTTTTCATATAGATTTACAAGAAATACGTGGTAAAAAACCTTTATTAGGTGTTTGCTATGGCGCTCAATATTTAGCGCATTTTCATGGAGGTGAAGTAGGTGCATCTAGTACAAGAGAGTATGGTCGTGCCAATTTATCTTTTATAAAAGAAGACCTTTTTCTAGAAGGAATTGAGGTAGGTAGTCAGGTATGGATGAGCCATAGTGATACCATAAAAAAGTTACCTTCTAACAGTACTTTATTGGCAAGTACTAATGACGTTCCTAATGTTGCCTACAAAATAGAAGGAGAGCAAACTTATGCAATTCAATTTCATCCAGAAGTATACCACTCAACAGATGGTAAAAAACTTTTAGAAAATTTCCTTATAAAAATTGCAAAAGTTACTCCAGACTGGACTCCAGATAGTTTTGTAGAAGAAACCGTAGAAAAACTTCAAAAACAGATAGGCGGTGACCGAGTAGTTCTAGGACTTTCAGGAGGCGTAGATTCTTCAGTCGCGGCAATGTTATTGCACAAAGCGATAGGAGAGAACCTCTACTGCATATTTGTAAATAATGGTTTACTACGTAAAGATGAATTTACTCAGGTACTCAAACAGTACGAAGGTATGGGCTTAAACGTAAAAGGCGTTGATGCTTCGGCACGGTTTATGGATGCCCTTGCTGGTGAGAGTGATCCAGAATTAAAACGTAAAGCAATAGGCCGTGTTTTTATAGAGGTTTTTGATGATGAAGCTCATGACGTTAAAAATGTGACTTGGCTCGCTCAAGGAACTATTTATCCTGACGTGATTGAAAGCGTAAGTGCAACCGGAGGACCTAGTGCAACAATTAAATCGCATCACAATGTAGGTGGATTGCCAGATTTTATGAAATTGAAAATTGTGGAGCCTTTAAAAGCGTTGTTTAAAGATGAAGTGAGAAGAGTAGGTAAATCAATGGGTATGGCTGCAGAGCTTTTAGGAAGACATCCTTTTCCTGGTCCTGGACTAGCTATTCGTATATTGGGAGATATTACTGCAGAAAAAGTAGCTATTCTCCAGGAAGTAGATGCAGTATTTATTAATAACCTCAAGAAATGGGATTTATATGATAAAGTATGGCAAGCAGGTGCAATTTTACTGCCAGTAAACAGCGTAGGAGTGATGGGAGATGAGCGCACTTATGAAAAGTGTGTCGCGCTTAGAGCGGTAGAAAGCACTGATGGAATGACTGCAGACTGGGTAAACTTGCCTTATGAGTTTTTACAGGCAACCAGTAATGAGATAATAAATAAAGTAAAAGGCGTTAATAGAGTGGTGTATGACATAAGCTCTAAGCCGCCAGCAACCATTGAATGGGAATAA
- a CDS encoding ABC transporter substrate-binding protein, translating to MRNIIIVVCMCLAFAKAEATILQNYRQHTVAQGETIYTLTQKYKVTSKQLLELNPDLSSGLRYGQVLLIPAQNKVLTQRRIKKYKKHRVRRKETLYSLAKKYEITELDIKEANKELYSNPLKKGDRIQIPVFEEVELTVVEPNKEEVPAIEVPLEDGKYKVKQGEGMYGIATKFGIKVLDLKKLNPNIGDLKPGMVLNVPKSNAVQNEGELIGQDGNDTQIDNQKLIEYTIPKKMGMYSLKKLTGISEDSLIQWNPKLKDGLKEGMKIIYPNPNYGKEVVKVPTKVNSNKIASLVDSLNNFERQRLAIMLPFSLQKIDGENTDRDNLKQDRAMRIALDFYSGVKIAIDSANTMGIPVDHDIFDTQKSLQATKNILDATDFADYNTVIGPLISTNVVETAKELKSFNTPVVSPLTSTDVRLYRNLFQARPEEEVLKNKLKEYLIEYAKGKNVIIVTDNNNQELKNEFTTILPAANVLVPNAKKNYIFSIEYIKQLKPDVENVIVLAVDNVGFITDAVTNYSAKTDTHKITMFGLGNYEEMELSNIRLSKLNYVFPQMFKESVDTNSFIEKYYSIHQITPNSYATRGFDITLDIILRQASASDLYESAMKNGKTVMTENKFDYSKKFLAGFYNDAVYLLQYQEDLSIKELDINNLKVDTEE from the coding sequence ATGAGAAATATTATAATAGTAGTATGTATGTGTCTCGCTTTCGCGAAAGCGGAAGCAACAATCCTGCAAAATTATAGGCAGCATACTGTAGCACAAGGAGAAACTATTTATACACTAACTCAAAAGTATAAGGTAACTTCTAAACAATTACTAGAACTTAATCCAGACTTAAGCTCAGGTTTAAGATATGGTCAAGTTTTGTTGATACCGGCACAAAATAAGGTGTTAACTCAGCGTAGAATAAAGAAATACAAAAAGCATCGTGTACGACGCAAGGAAACTTTGTATAGTCTAGCAAAAAAATACGAAATTACTGAGTTAGACATTAAAGAGGCAAATAAAGAATTGTATTCTAATCCTCTGAAGAAAGGAGATCGCATTCAAATTCCTGTTTTTGAAGAAGTAGAACTTACTGTTGTAGAACCTAACAAAGAAGAAGTTCCAGCTATTGAGGTGCCGCTTGAAGATGGCAAGTACAAAGTGAAGCAAGGCGAGGGAATGTACGGTATTGCGACTAAATTTGGGATCAAAGTTTTAGATCTTAAAAAGCTCAATCCTAATATAGGAGATTTAAAACCAGGAATGGTATTGAATGTTCCTAAATCAAATGCTGTACAAAATGAAGGAGAACTCATTGGTCAAGATGGAAACGATACACAAATAGATAATCAAAAATTAATTGAATATACCATTCCTAAGAAAATGGGAATGTACTCGCTTAAAAAATTGACTGGAATCTCAGAAGACTCTTTAATTCAATGGAATCCTAAGTTAAAGGATGGTCTAAAGGAAGGAATGAAAATCATTTATCCTAACCCTAATTATGGAAAAGAGGTCGTTAAGGTTCCAACTAAGGTGAATTCAAACAAAATAGCTTCTTTAGTAGATAGTTTAAACAATTTTGAAAGACAGCGACTTGCGATCATGTTGCCATTTTCACTTCAGAAAATCGATGGAGAAAATACAGATCGAGATAATCTGAAACAAGATCGTGCTATGCGTATAGCGCTAGACTTCTATAGTGGTGTGAAAATAGCAATCGACAGTGCAAATACTATGGGGATACCAGTAGATCATGATATTTTTGATACGCAAAAAAGTCTTCAGGCAACTAAGAATATTCTTGACGCCACTGATTTTGCAGACTACAATACCGTGATAGGACCGCTTATTTCTACAAATGTTGTCGAGACCGCAAAAGAATTGAAATCTTTCAATACTCCGGTGGTTTCTCCACTTACCTCTACAGATGTTAGGCTGTACCGTAACTTATTCCAAGCAAGACCAGAAGAAGAAGTTCTTAAAAATAAACTCAAGGAATACTTAATAGAATATGCAAAAGGTAAGAATGTGATAATTGTTACAGATAATAATAACCAAGAGTTAAAAAATGAATTTACTACCATTTTACCTGCCGCAAATGTCTTAGTCCCAAATGCTAAGAAGAATTATATTTTTAGTATAGAGTATATCAAACAATTGAAGCCAGATGTAGAAAATGTAATTGTTCTTGCAGTAGATAATGTAGGTTTCATTACAGACGCCGTGACAAATTATTCTGCGAAAACAGATACTCATAAAATAACGATGTTCGGTTTAGGAAATTATGAAGAGATGGAACTGTCTAATATAAGACTATCTAAATTAAATTATGTATTTCCCCAAATGTTCAAAGAAAGTGTAGATACGAATTCATTTATTGAAAAGTATTATAGCATACATCAAATCACACCTAATTCTTATGCGACAAGAGGATTTGATATTACACTTGATATCATATTGAGACAGGCAAGCGCTTCTGATTTATATGAGAGCGCTATGAAAAATGGTAAGACAGTGATGACAGAGAATAAATTTGATTATTCTAAAAAGTTTCTAGCAGGCTTCTATAACGATGCCGTTTATCTTTTACAGTATCAAGAAGATTTGAGTATTAAAGAATTAGATATTAACAATCTTAAAGTTGATACAGAAGAATGA
- a CDS encoding OsmC family protein: MTAIVEYKGDLRCECTHLKSSDSFVTDAPVDNNGKGEAFSPTDTVATALASCMLTVMGIKAREMEKELKGSVAKIAKIMASNPRRISQIDIVLDMNGQCDKRSQLILERVANTCPVLNSLHPDIKKNIVFNWN; encoded by the coding sequence ATGACCGCAATCGTTGAGTATAAAGGTGATTTAAGGTGCGAGTGTACGCACTTGAAAAGTAGCGACAGTTTTGTAACTGATGCGCCTGTAGATAATAACGGTAAAGGTGAAGCTTTTTCTCCTACTGATACTGTGGCAACGGCACTTGCTAGTTGCATGCTCACTGTCATGGGAATCAAGGCAAGAGAGATGGAAAAGGAATTGAAAGGTAGTGTTGCTAAGATTGCTAAAATTATGGCCTCAAATCCACGCAGGATTTCTCAAATTGATATTGTACTTGATATGAATGGTCAATGCGACAAAAGGTCTCAATTAATTCTAGAACGAGTTGCAAATACATGTCCTGTCTTAAATAGTTTACATCCAGATATTAAGAAAAACATTGTATTCAACTGGAATTAA
- a CDS encoding DUF922 domain-containing protein, which yields MKLFFAFILVVLLFEGEPSERFTYQERPVLSWEDFKGVPPKNAIYRASVNSSLGYTFTSESTNGKLSVSVVVESYFYPQLSWKKNQNENNEALLKHEQLHWDISELYARKLRAAYQNYVPQKNPKKEVDFIFRKFEKERQVTQKSYDRETRHGTIKDAQSQWEIKIMEELFKTSEYTSKD from the coding sequence ATGAAATTGTTTTTTGCTTTTATATTAGTCGTTTTATTATTTGAAGGAGAACCGTCCGAGCGTTTTACCTATCAAGAACGACCAGTTTTAAGTTGGGAAGACTTCAAAGGAGTACCACCTAAAAATGCGATTTACCGTGCTAGTGTTAATAGTAGTTTAGGATATACGTTTACTAGTGAAAGTACAAATGGTAAATTATCGGTTTCAGTTGTTGTAGAGAGTTACTTTTATCCTCAATTAAGCTGGAAGAAAAACCAAAACGAAAATAATGAGGCTCTTTTAAAACATGAGCAATTGCATTGGGATATTAGTGAGTTATACGCTCGTAAATTGAGAGCAGCATACCAAAATTACGTACCGCAAAAGAATCCTAAAAAGGAAGTGGATTTCATTTTCAGAAAATTTGAGAAAGAACGTCAAGTTACTCAAAAATCTTATGATCGAGAAACTCGACATGGAACTATCAAAGACGCTCAATCTCAATGGGAGATAAAAATAATGGAAGAGCTTTTTAAAACGAGTGAGTATACTAGCAAAGACTAG